One genomic region from Halococcus qingdaonensis encodes:
- a CDS encoding helix-turn-helix domain-containing protein, translated as MYEATFRIEGDGAYAAATAGTDATVELWCNDHCDLLYVTNEAVDGVRAHVRERVGIKDSLQRPNESVLVTDDCLKRHERSSIETYLARHDCLLLPPLRYADGAKSCRVLALDPANLTGCYRDLVDDGFSVSVERKREIETVAHDAPLLSLDGVLPDLSPRQRETLTTAHGKGYYEIPRETTTSEIADEVGVERRTAEEHLRRAENKLMAALMQYVGV; from the coding sequence ATGTACGAGGCGACCTTCCGCATCGAGGGCGACGGGGCCTACGCCGCCGCGACCGCGGGAACGGATGCGACGGTCGAACTGTGGTGTAACGACCACTGCGATCTCCTCTACGTCACGAACGAGGCCGTCGACGGGGTACGTGCGCACGTCCGCGAGCGTGTCGGCATCAAGGACAGTCTCCAGCGGCCGAACGAGTCGGTGCTCGTCACCGACGATTGTCTGAAACGCCACGAGCGAAGTTCGATCGAGACGTATCTCGCGCGTCACGACTGCCTGCTCCTGCCGCCGCTGCGCTACGCCGACGGCGCGAAATCCTGTCGCGTGCTCGCGCTCGATCCGGCCAACCTGACGGGCTGTTATCGCGATCTCGTCGATGACGGTTTCTCGGTCTCGGTCGAACGGAAACGCGAGATCGAGACGGTCGCCCACGACGCGCCGTTGCTCAGCCTCGACGGCGTGCTGCCCGATCTCTCGCCCCGCCAGCGCGAGACGCTCACGACCGCCCACGGAAAGGGCTACTACGAAATCCCGCGCGAAACGACGACCAGCGAGATCGCCGATGAAGTCGGGGTCGAACGGCGCACCGCCGAGGAACATCTCCGGCGGGCGGAAAACAAACTCATGGCGGCGCTGATGCAGTACGTCGGCGTCTGA
- a CDS encoding acetamidase/formamidase family protein translates to MSRTTVSYTDNRIYEFTPALEPAYTAADGESLTVETVDSLEGAIQKDTDRLQSIPDEVNAATGPITVAGATPGDVLRVDIEAIRVTEDRGRVVTAPAFGLQQDAADIEHPFTRMTPIDGDTVEFGDVAVPIQPVIGTIGVAPAADSYSTLVPHDHGGNLDTTDMTAGTTAYFPVFQDGAMLAMGDAKAAMADGEMCGTGVEIGTEIDITLDVVSDPTVSLDRPLVETDAAWKTIASAETMEVAATLANRDLMTLLEAMHDWETTEAYLFSSLVGGLEISQVVDPLVTVRNAVPMEYLDDPFGTA, encoded by the coding sequence ATGTCACGAACGACCGTATCGTATACGGATAATCGTATTTACGAGTTCACGCCGGCGCTCGAACCAGCCTACACCGCTGCGGACGGCGAATCGCTGACCGTCGAGACGGTCGACAGTCTCGAAGGGGCGATCCAGAAGGATACCGACCGATTGCAGTCGATCCCGGACGAGGTCAACGCCGCGACCGGTCCCATCACCGTGGCAGGAGCCACACCGGGCGACGTCCTCCGGGTCGATATCGAGGCGATACGCGTCACCGAGGATCGCGGCCGCGTCGTCACCGCACCAGCGTTCGGCCTCCAGCAGGACGCAGCCGACATCGAGCACCCGTTCACGCGCATGACGCCCATTGATGGGGATACCGTCGAGTTCGGGGACGTTGCCGTCCCGATCCAGCCGGTCATCGGAACGATCGGGGTCGCACCGGCCGCCGATTCCTATTCGACACTCGTCCCGCACGATCACGGCGGGAATCTCGACACGACGGATATGACCGCCGGCACGACGGCGTACTTCCCGGTCTTCCAGGACGGTGCGATGCTCGCAATGGGCGACGCGAAGGCTGCGATGGCTGACGGGGAGATGTGTGGCACCGGCGTCGAGATCGGGACCGAGATCGACATCACCCTCGACGTGGTGTCCGATCCGACCGTCTCGCTCGACCGACCGCTGGTCGAAACTGACGCGGCGTGGAAGACGATCGCGAGCGCCGAAACGATGGAGGTCGCCGCGACGCTCGCCAATCGCGATCTGATGACGTTGCTCGAAGCCATGCACGACTGGGAGACGACCGAAGCGTATCTGTTCTCCAGTCTCGTCGGTGGTCTGGAGATCAGCCAGGTCGTCGACCCGCTCGTCACGGTGCGAAACGCCGTTCCGATGGAGTATCTCGACGATCCGTTCGGCACTGCGTAA
- the hutG gene encoding formimidoylglutamase: MSLREPPAWDGPSADPNDEQFGDIVEPITLDHASEFDTVLVGEPYDGAVIGRRGAREGPTALREALTGVKTHHFDAGPVESVGDLGDVEVLDGDVSTVQESIREITREIHASDALPIFLGGDNSLTYPNAAPLLSESLGVVNFDAHLDCREVRGEPTSGTPYRQLHEAGLDAYACVGARHFETSTAYAEYVDEQGGEIVTSEAVGDDVESAAERALDAMAGVDTVYVSVDLDVLDATAAPGVSAPTPGGLTTRELFRMLRIVAADDRVAGFEVVEYAPPLDSRELTAAAGARAIAHFLSAYDGDSS; the protein is encoded by the coding sequence ATGAGCCTGCGCGAACCGCCGGCCTGGGACGGCCCCTCCGCCGACCCGAACGACGAGCAGTTCGGCGATATCGTCGAACCGATAACCCTCGACCATGCCAGCGAGTTCGACACCGTCCTCGTCGGCGAGCCGTACGACGGCGCGGTGATCGGCCGACGCGGCGCACGTGAAGGTCCTACAGCGCTCCGCGAGGCGCTCACTGGAGTCAAAACCCATCATTTCGACGCGGGGCCCGTCGAATCGGTCGGCGATCTCGGCGACGTCGAGGTTCTGGACGGCGACGTCAGCACGGTCCAGGAATCGATCCGCGAGATAACTCGCGAGATCCACGCGAGCGACGCGCTGCCGATCTTCCTCGGCGGCGACAACTCGCTCACGTATCCGAATGCTGCGCCGCTGCTCTCCGAATCACTCGGCGTCGTCAACTTCGACGCCCATCTCGACTGTCGTGAGGTGCGTGGCGAACCGACGAGCGGGACACCCTACCGGCAGCTTCACGAGGCGGGGCTCGACGCCTACGCTTGCGTCGGTGCACGTCACTTCGAGACATCGACGGCGTATGCCGAGTATGTGGACGAACAGGGTGGCGAGATCGTCACAAGCGAGGCCGTCGGTGACGATGTCGAGAGTGCTGCCGAGCGCGCACTCGATGCGATGGCCGGGGTCGATACAGTCTACGTCAGCGTCGATCTCGACGTGCTCGACGCGACGGCCGCACCGGGCGTGAGCGCACCCACACCCGGTGGACTCACGACGCGCGAACTATTCCGCATGCTGCGAATCGTCGCGGCCGACGACCGCGTGGCAGGCTTCGAGGTCGTCGAGTATGCGCCGCCGCTCGATTCAAGAGAACTGACCGCCGCGGCCGGCGCGCGGGCGATTGCCCACTTTCTCAGTGCGTACGACGGAGATTCATCATGA
- a CDS encoding amidohydrolase family protein gives MVELLVENGRIVTMNPARDVIDDGAIAVDGGEIVAVGPMATITDQYDGDRIVDASGHAVLPGFIDPHTHVADILARGGVSNERALYDWLFNVKKPAIYAMTPDDHAVASALFVTEALRAGITTFVEFPEVFLMWDDESDAILEAKLNEYDAAGIRNVYAQAFRDNDDLPRTLTDFVDRVTRKESAVEHVPMDASLSGTDAALERVGDVFDRYHDPSPDSRQQVWIAPENVVTATDDGLTAAAEFAERRETMTTTHASETVHEEYGEMSHVEYLDAVDYLGDRTVLAHCVHVDERDVRLCAATDTKIVHNPLTNLVLGSGVAPVPTMTNYGVTVGLGTDNPSGNDTINPLSDMQYAALIHRADRRDAGAVTAEKALEMATIDGARTIGRADELGSIEPGKRADLALVDLDYPQLTPIRNIASALVLQTHGHEIDTVVCEGEIVMENGTVPGIEERYPNLLAESQTRADDVRSRVGLDSVADREWTSRSAN, from the coding sequence ATGGTCGAACTGCTCGTCGAGAACGGTCGCATCGTGACGATGAACCCGGCGCGCGACGTCATCGATGACGGCGCAATCGCCGTCGACGGGGGCGAGATCGTCGCTGTCGGACCGATGGCGACGATCACCGACCAGTACGATGGCGATCGGATCGTCGATGCGAGCGGTCACGCCGTCCTCCCTGGGTTCATCGATCCGCATACGCACGTTGCGGACATCCTCGCTCGTGGCGGCGTGAGCAACGAGCGGGCGCTGTACGACTGGCTGTTCAACGTCAAAAAGCCAGCAATTTATGCCATGACGCCCGACGACCACGCCGTCGCGTCGGCGCTGTTCGTCACCGAGGCGCTCCGTGCGGGGATCACGACCTTCGTCGAATTCCCCGAGGTGTTTCTCATGTGGGACGACGAGTCCGACGCGATCCTCGAAGCGAAATTGAACGAGTACGACGCCGCGGGCATCCGGAACGTCTACGCGCAGGCGTTTCGCGACAACGACGATCTCCCACGCACCCTAACCGACTTCGTCGATCGCGTCACGCGGAAGGAATCGGCTGTCGAGCACGTCCCGATGGACGCCTCGTTGAGTGGGACCGACGCCGCCCTCGAACGGGTCGGCGACGTCTTCGATCGGTACCACGATCCGTCGCCAGACAGCCGACAGCAGGTCTGGATCGCACCCGAGAACGTCGTGACGGCGACGGACGACGGGCTGACCGCGGCCGCCGAGTTCGCCGAACGCCGGGAGACGATGACGACGACTCACGCCTCGGAGACGGTCCACGAGGAATACGGCGAGATGAGCCATGTGGAGTACCTCGACGCCGTCGACTATCTCGGCGACCGGACAGTGTTAGCTCACTGCGTGCACGTCGACGAGCGGGACGTTCGGCTGTGTGCGGCGACCGACACGAAGATCGTCCACAACCCGCTCACGAACCTGGTTCTCGGCTCCGGCGTCGCACCGGTCCCCACGATGACCAACTACGGAGTCACGGTCGGTCTCGGCACCGACAACCCGAGCGGCAACGACACGATCAACCCGCTCTCGGACATGCAGTACGCCGCCCTCATCCACCGGGCCGACCGCCGGGATGCCGGAGCCGTCACCGCCGAGAAGGCCCTGGAGATGGCGACGATCGACGGGGCTCGCACCATCGGCCGGGCGGACGAGCTCGGTTCGATCGAACCGGGCAAGCGCGCCGATCTGGCGCTCGTCGATCTCGACTACCCGCAGCTGACGCCGATCCGGAACATCGCGTCGGCACTGGTCCTTCAGACACACGGCCACGAAATAGATACCGTCGTCTGCGAGGGCGAGATCGTGATGGAGAACGGGACAGTGCCCGGCATCGAGGAGCGCTACCCGAACCTTCTCGCGGAATCGCAAACACGTGCCGATGACGTACGCTCCCGTGTGGGCCTGGATTCGGTGGCCGATCGTGAGTGGACCAGTCGCTCGGCCAACTGA
- the hutH gene encoding histidine ammonia-lyase, whose product MNEDEPVVLDGESLTPQGVAAVARHDRPVAIADSAREAVRESRARVEDVLDSDETVYGLNTGFGQLVTEHIPEGDREQLQTNLIRSHASGVGRELEREEVRAMLLTRINALVKGYSGIREVVVDHLLMMLNRGIHPVVKSQGSLGASGDLAPLAHQALVLLGEGKAEVDGERLDGEAALARASLEPLSLGAKEGLALINGTQLTVGLGALCVVDAERALRGADVAGALTTEVSMGTTAACDPAIQDVRPHAGQAASARNVRTLTAGSEIVESHRNCDRVQDAYSIRCLPQVHGAARDAISHLREAVEVELNSATDNPLVFPGSAVDDRASGTESVGVLSGGNFHGAPLALRLDYATNALADLAAIVERRVDRLLNPNLQEEHLPPFLTPDSGVGSGYMIAQYSAAALVNENRSLGSPSTDNTPVSGGQEDHVSMSTQSAFNARTAVENALTVVGIELLCGAQAMEFVDDGLDPGSATGAAYDALREHVPPLDADRPLHGDIEIATELVATGRLDEIVEGACDDPIS is encoded by the coding sequence ATGAACGAGGACGAACCGGTCGTACTCGACGGCGAATCACTCACACCCCAGGGGGTGGCCGCGGTCGCCCGCCACGATCGCCCGGTGGCCATCGCCGATTCCGCGCGCGAGGCCGTCCGGGAATCCAGAGCGCGCGTCGAGGACGTCCTCGACAGCGACGAGACGGTCTACGGGCTGAACACCGGGTTCGGCCAGCTCGTGACCGAACACATCCCCGAAGGTGATCGCGAGCAACTCCAGACCAACCTCATTCGGAGCCACGCCTCGGGCGTGGGCCGCGAGCTCGAACGCGAGGAGGTGCGCGCGATGCTGCTCACACGGATCAACGCGCTCGTGAAGGGCTACTCGGGCATCCGCGAAGTCGTCGTCGACCATCTCCTGATGATGCTCAATCGGGGGATCCATCCGGTCGTCAAATCTCAGGGCAGCCTCGGCGCGAGCGGCGATCTCGCGCCGCTGGCCCACCAGGCGCTCGTGTTGCTTGGTGAGGGTAAAGCCGAAGTCGACGGCGAGCGCCTCGACGGCGAGGCAGCGCTCGCGCGGGCCAGCCTCGAACCGCTCTCGCTCGGAGCGAAGGAGGGGTTGGCGCTCATCAACGGCACGCAGCTCACGGTTGGGCTGGGCGCGCTCTGTGTCGTCGATGCCGAGCGCGCGCTTCGCGGTGCGGACGTCGCCGGCGCGCTCACGACCGAGGTCTCGATGGGGACGACCGCCGCCTGCGATCCGGCGATCCAGGACGTGCGTCCGCACGCGGGACAGGCCGCGAGCGCGCGTAACGTGCGAACACTCACGGCAGGGTCCGAGATCGTCGAATCCCACCGCAACTGTGATCGCGTCCAGGACGCCTACTCGATTCGCTGTCTCCCGCAGGTCCACGGCGCGGCGCGCGACGCGATCTCGCACCTGCGCGAGGCGGTCGAGGTCGAACTGAACAGCGCGACCGACAACCCGCTCGTCTTCCCCGGCAGCGCGGTCGACGACCGCGCGAGCGGCACCGAGTCCGTGGGCGTGCTTTCGGGCGGCAACTTCCACGGCGCACCGCTCGCGCTCCGGCTGGATTACGCCACGAACGCGCTCGCCGACCTCGCCGCCATCGTCGAGCGCCGTGTCGATCGGCTGCTCAATCCCAATCTCCAGGAGGAGCATCTCCCACCGTTTCTCACGCCCGATAGCGGCGTCGGCTCGGGCTACATGATCGCCCAGTACAGCGCCGCCGCGCTCGTCAACGAGAACCGATCGCTGGGATCGCCCTCGACGGACAACACACCCGTGAGCGGCGGGCAGGAAGACCACGTGAGCATGAGTACCCAGAGCGCATTCAACGCCCGTACGGCGGTGGAGAACGCGCTGACGGTAGTGGGGATCGAACTGCTCTGTGGCGCGCAGGCGATGGAGTTCGTCGACGACGGGCTCGATCCCGGTAGCGCCACCGGTGCGGCCTACGACGCACTCCGCGAACACGTCCCGCCGCTCGACGCGGATCGACCGCTCCACGGTGACATCGAGATCGCGACGGAACTGGTCGCCACCGGCCGACTAGACGAAATCGTCGAGGGTGCGTGCGACGACCCGATCTCATAG
- the hutI gene encoding imidazolonepropionase, with protein sequence MTELTTVIHDANEIVVGPGTDAPLERYENAAIAVTDGHVTAIGPTEEITDEYPAANATHAIDASGKTVIPGFVDSHTHGLFAGDRSDEFAAKLGGEQYQDILAEGGGILRTVNAVREASDDELLANLLPHLDMMCAHGTTTVEIKSGYGLDTETELRMLDVIRRADEQHPIDVVPTFMGAHAVPEDEDAETYTDRVVDDQLPAVADQGIAEFCDVFCEEDVFSVAQSRRVLEAGMEHGLTPKVHAEEFVRLGGAQLAAELGATSADHLLHANADDRAALAEADVTPVLLPGTAFSLGADYADARAFLDEGGSVAVATDFNPNCHSQSMGFAIALACVGMEMTPAEALIAGTHGGARALDRAGEAGTLREGMPADVAIVDAPSHVHVPYNFGVNTVVTVLKGGEPVSGGQR encoded by the coding sequence ATGACTGAACTCACGACAGTAATCCACGACGCGAACGAGATCGTCGTCGGACCGGGAACGGACGCACCGCTCGAACGATACGAGAACGCCGCCATCGCCGTCACGGACGGCCACGTGACCGCGATCGGTCCGACCGAAGAGATCACCGACGAGTATCCCGCGGCGAACGCCACACACGCGATCGACGCCAGTGGGAAGACCGTGATTCCGGGATTCGTCGATTCCCACACGCATGGCCTGTTCGCTGGCGATCGTTCGGACGAGTTTGCGGCGAAGCTCGGCGGCGAGCAGTATCAAGACATTCTCGCCGAGGGTGGGGGTATTCTCAGAACCGTAAACGCTGTCCGCGAGGCGAGCGACGACGAACTCCTCGCGAACCTGCTCCCGCATCTCGACATGATGTGCGCCCACGGCACCACGACCGTCGAGATCAAGTCCGGCTACGGGCTCGATACCGAGACCGAACTGCGGATGCTCGACGTGATTCGGCGTGCCGACGAACAGCATCCGATCGATGTCGTGCCGACGTTTATGGGCGCACACGCCGTGCCCGAAGACGAGGACGCCGAGACGTACACCGATCGAGTGGTCGACGACCAGCTCCCCGCGGTCGCCGACCAAGGGATCGCGGAGTTCTGCGACGTCTTCTGCGAGGAGGACGTCTTCTCGGTCGCACAGTCCAGACGGGTGCTCGAAGCCGGGATGGAACACGGGCTCACGCCCAAGGTCCACGCCGAGGAGTTCGTCCGACTCGGCGGCGCGCAGCTCGCGGCCGAACTGGGTGCGACGAGCGCCGATCACCTCCTCCACGCGAACGCGGACGATCGCGCGGCACTCGCCGAAGCTGACGTCACACCAGTACTCCTTCCCGGAACGGCTTTCTCGCTTGGCGCGGATTACGCGGATGCGCGGGCGTTTCTCGACGAGGGCGGATCGGTTGCCGTGGCGACCGACTTCAACCCGAACTGCCACTCACAGAGCATGGGCTTCGCGATCGCACTCGCCTGCGTCGGGATGGAAATGACGCCCGCCGAAGCCCTGATCGCCGGCACACACGGTGGCGCACGCGCGCTCGATCGTGCCGGTGAGGCGGGAACGCTTCGTGAGGGGATGCCCGCCGACGTGGCGATCGTCGACGCGCCCTCGCACGTCCATGTCCCCTACAATTTCGGCGTGAACACCGTCGTAACGGTGCTCAAAGGTGGCGAACCCGTCTCTGGAGGGCAGCGATGA
- the nhaC gene encoding Na+/H+ antiporter NhaC has translation MVAFEPRLFAEIDPDERPSLAASLVPVAAMIVFLSVGIVVFDLDPQFPLFWGIAFTGLFVRYRLGFSWDALYDGITDSILMGMRVVLIMFVVYALVSTWIQAGTIPGLMYYGLELLTPEIFLPLTAILAAIVSFAVGSSWTTAGTLGVAFIGIGSGLGIPAPMTAGAILSGAYTGDKQSPLSDTTNLAAAVTNTDLYEHINAMRAGTLVAFGLSVVLYVILGLSASGSIPAGRVGAIQNAIAGSYAVSPLVFVPILVTFGLAIYGVPALPTLGTGVFAGAFTSMAVQGTGFTAAWTAAQSGTAPETGMQLVDGLLESGGLLGGAWIVTIALAALSLGGILERTGMLAVLAHHLGRLSRGVASLTGVTAISAVAMNMLAAEQYISIVVPGMTLRNLYNEQGLKSKNLSRAVEASGTTSAALIPWNSGGLFMAGTLGVSTLSYAPYYFFGFLSPLVLIVMGLTGWQIAYKDGKTGETTPTSEGSVPAAPGED, from the coding sequence ATGGTAGCGTTCGAACCGCGGCTGTTCGCGGAGATCGATCCCGACGAACGCCCGTCGCTCGCGGCGTCGCTCGTCCCCGTCGCGGCGATGATCGTCTTCCTCAGCGTCGGTATCGTCGTCTTCGACCTCGACCCGCAGTTTCCCCTGTTCTGGGGGATCGCCTTCACTGGACTGTTCGTCCGATACCGTCTCGGCTTCTCGTGGGACGCGCTCTACGACGGCATCACCGACAGCATCCTGATGGGGATGCGGGTCGTGCTCATCATGTTCGTCGTCTACGCGCTCGTCTCGACGTGGATCCAGGCCGGGACGATTCCCGGACTGATGTACTACGGGCTCGAACTGCTCACACCCGAGATCTTCCTCCCGCTCACCGCCATCCTCGCCGCGATCGTCTCGTTCGCGGTCGGTTCATCGTGGACGACCGCGGGCACGCTCGGCGTCGCCTTCATCGGTATCGGCTCGGGGCTCGGCATCCCCGCGCCGATGACTGCCGGTGCGATCCTCTCGGGGGCGTACACCGGGGACAAACAGTCGCCGCTCTCCGACACGACGAATCTCGCGGCCGCGGTGACGAACACCGATCTCTACGAGCACATCAACGCGATGCGCGCGGGCACGCTGGTTGCGTTCGGCCTCTCGGTCGTTCTATATGTAATCCTCGGCCTGAGCGCCTCCGGGTCGATCCCGGCCGGGCGCGTCGGCGCGATCCAGAACGCCATCGCGGGCTCCTACGCCGTGTCGCCGCTCGTGTTCGTCCCGATCCTCGTCACCTTCGGGCTGGCCATCTACGGGGTTCCGGCGCTCCCGACGCTCGGCACGGGCGTCTTCGCGGGCGCATTCACTTCGATGGCCGTCCAGGGGACCGGTTTCACCGCCGCGTGGACGGCCGCACAGTCCGGGACGGCCCCCGAAACGGGGATGCAGCTCGTCGACGGACTGCTCGAAAGCGGCGGCCTGCTCGGGGGTGCATGGATCGTGACGATCGCGCTCGCTGCGCTCTCGCTCGGTGGCATCCTCGAACGGACGGGTATGCTTGCCGTGCTCGCCCACCATCTGGGTCGGCTGAGTCGTGGCGTGGCGAGTCTCACCGGCGTGACGGCAATCTCGGCCGTGGCGATGAACATGCTCGCCGCCGAGCAGTACATCAGCATCGTCGTCCCCGGGATGACCCTTCGCAATCTCTACAACGAACAGGGCCTGAAGAGCAAGAACCTCTCGCGCGCCGTCGAGGCCAGCGGGACGACCTCCGCGGCACTCATCCCCTGGAACAGCGGCGGGCTGTTCATGGCCGGCACGCTCGGTGTCTCGACGCTATCGTACGCGCCCTACTACTTCTTCGGCTTCCTCTCGCCGCTCGTCCTCATCGTCATGGGGCTCACCGGCTGGCAGATCGCGTACAAGGACGGAAAGACGGGCGAGACGACACCGACGAGCGAGGGATCCGTCCCCGCCGCCCCCGGCGAGGACTGA
- the hutU gene encoding urocanate hydratase, whose translation MSEQEPAPDEAGIGEPSAQWREYQGAPTGTEIECEGWRQEAALRMLNNNLDPEVAEKPEELVVYGGTGRAARSWDAYDAILAELRELDDEETLLVQSGKPVGRFPTHERAPRVLIANSNLVGRWDDWEQFHELEAEGKIMYGQMTAGSWAYIGTQGIIQGTYETLAELGRQEYDSDLEGKIVATGGLGGMSGAQPLAVTMNKGVCIAAEVDANRIERRLETDYLMERAEDLDEALDEAAAAADAGEPYSVAVEMNVADMLEAMAERDFVPDVVTDQTSAHDELEGYYPSGYTVDEADELREENPERYVEESLDTMERHVDAILDLQEEGAIAFEYGNNLRGQVEDHRGREDAFDFPGFVPAYIRPMFCRGRGPFRWAALSGDPADIRRTDEAVTELFPENDSLTRWIDLAQEQVSFQGLPSRVCWLGYETDDDGVTERARFALRINELVAEGEISAPIVVTRDHLDAGSVASPHRETEAMKDGTDAVADWPILNALLNCAAGADIVSVHDGGGVGIGNALHANNHVVLDGSDLAAEKAERVFTTDPGMGVIRHADAGYEDAIDEAGQSDVPVPMQDRR comes from the coding sequence ATGAGCGAACAAGAACCCGCACCGGACGAGGCCGGCATCGGCGAGCCGTCGGCGCAGTGGCGCGAGTACCAGGGAGCGCCCACGGGCACCGAGATCGAGTGCGAGGGCTGGCGGCAGGAGGCGGCCCTCCGGATGCTCAACAACAACCTCGATCCCGAGGTAGCCGAAAAACCCGAGGAGCTCGTTGTCTATGGCGGGACCGGCAGAGCCGCCCGGAGCTGGGACGCCTACGACGCGATCCTCGCCGAACTGCGCGAACTCGACGACGAGGAAACCCTGCTCGTCCAGTCAGGCAAACCCGTCGGACGGTTTCCGACCCACGAGCGCGCGCCCCGGGTCCTGATCGCGAACTCGAATCTCGTCGGGAGGTGGGACGACTGGGAGCAGTTCCACGAACTCGAAGCCGAGGGGAAGATCATGTACGGCCAGATGACCGCCGGCTCGTGGGCGTACATCGGCACGCAGGGGATCATCCAGGGAACCTACGAAACCCTCGCCGAACTCGGTCGCCAGGAGTATGATAGCGACCTCGAAGGAAAGATCGTCGCCACCGGCGGTTTGGGTGGAATGAGTGGTGCACAGCCGCTCGCGGTCACGATGAACAAGGGCGTTTGTATCGCCGCCGAGGTCGACGCCAACCGGATCGAGCGTCGCCTGGAGACCGATTACCTGATGGAACGCGCCGAGGATCTCGACGAGGCGCTCGACGAGGCCGCAGCGGCGGCCGACGCCGGCGAACCCTACAGCGTCGCCGTCGAGATGAACGTCGCGGACATGCTCGAAGCGATGGCTGAGCGCGATTTCGTTCCCGATGTCGTGACCGACCAGACGAGCGCCCACGACGAACTCGAAGGCTACTATCCGAGCGGCTACACGGTCGACGAAGCCGACGAGCTCCGGGAGGAGAACCCCGAGCGCTACGTCGAGGAGAGTCTCGATACGATGGAGCGCCACGTCGACGCCATCCTCGACCTCCAAGAAGAGGGTGCGATCGCCTTCGAGTACGGCAACAACCTCCGCGGGCAGGTCGAGGATCACCGCGGGCGTGAGGACGCGTTCGACTTCCCCGGGTTCGTTCCCGCCTATATCCGCCCGATGTTCTGTCGCGGTCGCGGCCCGTTCCGCTGGGCGGCGCTGTCGGGCGATCCCGCGGACATCCGTCGCACCGACGAGGCAGTCACCGAACTGTTCCCCGAAAACGACTCGCTCACCCGCTGGATCGATCTCGCCCAGGAGCAGGTCTCCTTTCAGGGACTTCCCTCGCGGGTCTGCTGGCTCGGGTACGAAACTGACGACGATGGGGTCACCGAACGCGCCCGCTTCGCGCTCCGGATCAACGAGTTGGTCGCCGAGGGCGAGATCAGCGCACCGATCGTCGTCACGCGCGACCACCTCGACGCGGGCAGCGTCGCCAGCCCGCATCGCGAGACCGAGGCGATGAAAGACGGCACCGACGCGGTCGCCGACTGGCCGATCCTCAATGCCCTCCTCAACTGCGCCGCGGGTGCGGACATCGTGAGCGTCCACGACGGCGGCGGCGTCGGCATCGGCAACGCGCTCCATGCGAACAATCACGTCGTGCTCGATGGCTCCGATCTGGCTGCCGAGAAGGCCGAGCGCGTGTTCACGACCGACCCCGGCATGGGCGTGATCCGCCACGCTGACGCAGGCTACGAGGATGCCATCGACGAGGCCGGCCAGTCGGACGTGCCCGTTCCGATGCAGGATCGGCGATGA